One window from the genome of Myxococcales bacterium encodes:
- the ttcA gene encoding tRNA 2-thiocytidine(32) synthetase TtcA — protein MDAHQRLQLQLYNQVRQASIDFDLLAAGDKIMVAMSGGKDSYTLFHILTQLVPRLPFKVELVAVHLDQVQPGYDGSTFVRYMEATGWPYEILREDTYSVVTTHLTSAQTYCSMCSRLRRGILYTAAERLGCNKIALGHHRDDSLETFLLNLFYSGKLQAMPAKYRTDDDRFDVIRPLITCAEADIASFAAGEHYPIIPCNLCGSQEGLKREQMTALLAQLEATIPNVRNVMLHALTNVRPTHLLDADVLRAWAARDPSIQPNNEKPPRPQHAAALPVITSQGQTKLRVL, from the coding sequence ATGGACGCCCACCAACGCTTGCAGCTGCAGCTCTACAATCAGGTGCGGCAGGCCTCCATCGACTTTGACCTGCTCGCCGCCGGCGACAAAATCATGGTCGCCATGTCGGGCGGCAAAGATAGCTACACGCTGTTTCACATTCTCACGCAACTAGTACCGCGGCTGCCGTTCAAGGTCGAACTCGTCGCGGTGCATCTCGACCAAGTGCAGCCCGGCTACGACGGCAGCACGTTCGTCCGATACATGGAGGCCACCGGCTGGCCATATGAGATCCTACGCGAAGACACCTACTCGGTGGTCACCACCCACCTCACCAGTGCGCAAACCTATTGCTCCATGTGCTCGCGCCTGCGTCGCGGCATTCTCTACACCGCCGCTGAGCGCCTAGGCTGCAACAAGATTGCGCTCGGTCACCACCGCGACGACTCGCTCGAAACATTTCTACTCAACCTCTTCTACAGCGGCAAGCTGCAAGCGATGCCCGCCAAATACCGCACCGATGACGACCGCTTCGACGTAATCCGCCCGCTCATCACGTGCGCCGAGGCCGATATCGCCAGCTTCGCCGCCGGCGAGCACTACCCCATTATCCCGTGCAACCTTTGCGGCTCGCAGGAGGGCCTCAAGCGCGAGCAAATGACCGCGCTGCTAGCGCAGCTCGAAGCCACCATCCCCAACGTGCGCAACGTCATGCTGCACGCGCTCACCAACGTGCGCCCCACTCACCTGCTCGACGCCGACGTCCTGCGTGCCTGGGCGGCGCGCGACCCCAGCATTCAACCAAACAACGAAAAGCCGCCGCGACCCCAACATGCCGCGGCCTTGCCCGTGATCACGTCACAAGGCCAAACCAAGCTCCGCGTGCTCTAA
- the radA gene encoding DNA repair protein RadA, translating into MAKVKPAAAKTVYRCDNCGHAETKWMGRCPGCNEWNSLIEEAARSGRRTEEAALAAPVSVSDVADDSASPRLLTGIAEVDRVLGGGVVPGSLVLLGGDPGVGKSTLLSQLMGGLAARYSGKGAPVLYVTAEESTAQAALRLRRLGVAHAAVHIMAETDLEAILHHAAKLQPVLVAIDSIQTIATSTLDSVPGSLAQVRECTGRLMQFAKQRNIATVLVGHVTKDGNLAGPKTLEHMVDVVLQFESDHGAMYRILRAHKNRFGSTQEIGVFEMRSTGLAEVANPSALLLAERPKGAPGSVVVGAVDGTRPLLVEVQALVAPPAAGFGRRTVSGVDPNRVALLLAVLAQRANCDVLSQDVFVNVAGGIRLTDPSSDLAIACAIASSARGRAIDAATLVFGEVGLAGEIRAVPFAEARLAEAAKLGFRRCILPKQNAANLVEKVDLELFATDRLQTAIAAL; encoded by the coding sequence ATGGCGAAGGTGAAACCGGCGGCGGCCAAGACGGTGTACCGCTGCGACAACTGCGGGCACGCCGAGACCAAGTGGATGGGGCGGTGCCCGGGCTGTAACGAGTGGAATAGCCTAATAGAGGAGGCGGCAAGGTCGGGCCGCCGGACCGAGGAGGCGGCACTGGCCGCGCCCGTTTCGGTAAGCGATGTTGCGGACGATTCGGCTTCGCCTAGGTTGCTCACCGGCATCGCGGAGGTCGATCGCGTGCTCGGCGGTGGCGTGGTGCCGGGCTCGCTCGTGCTGCTAGGCGGCGACCCGGGGGTCGGCAAGTCGACGCTGCTTTCACAATTAATGGGCGGGCTGGCGGCGCGTTATAGCGGCAAGGGTGCGCCGGTTTTGTATGTGACCGCTGAAGAGTCGACCGCGCAAGCGGCGCTGCGGCTGCGGCGCTTGGGCGTGGCGCATGCGGCGGTGCACATCATGGCCGAGACCGACCTCGAGGCCATTTTGCACCACGCGGCCAAGCTGCAACCGGTGTTGGTGGCAATTGATTCGATTCAAACCATCGCGACGAGCACGCTCGACTCGGTGCCGGGGTCGTTGGCGCAGGTCCGCGAGTGCACCGGGCGGCTGATGCAGTTCGCCAAGCAGCGCAATATCGCCACGGTGCTGGTTGGGCATGTCACCAAAGACGGCAATCTCGCCGGGCCCAAGACGCTCGAGCACATGGTGGATGTGGTGTTGCAGTTTGAGTCAGACCACGGCGCGATGTATCGAATTTTGCGGGCGCATAAAAATCGCTTTGGCTCGACGCAGGAGATTGGCGTGTTTGAGATGCGCAGTACTGGTCTGGCGGAGGTCGCCAATCCGTCGGCGCTGTTGCTCGCGGAGCGGCCCAAGGGGGCGCCGGGCAGCGTGGTGGTGGGCGCGGTCGACGGCACGCGGCCGCTGCTGGTAGAAGTTCAGGCCTTGGTCGCGCCGCCGGCGGCCGGGTTTGGGCGGCGCACCGTGTCGGGTGTGGATCCAAATCGCGTGGCGTTATTGTTGGCCGTGCTGGCGCAACGCGCAAATTGCGATGTGCTGTCGCAGGATGTGTTTGTGAATGTGGCCGGCGGCATTCGGTTGACGGACCCCTCGAGCGACTTGGCTATCGCCTGCGCAATTGCGTCGTCGGCGCGCGGCCGGGCCATTGATGCCGCGACACTAGTATTTGGTGAAGTTGGACTTGCCGGCGAGATTCGCGCCGTGCCGTTTGCCGAGGCCCGGCTTGCCGAGGCGGCCAAGCTAGGTTTTAGGCGCTGCATCTTGCCAAAGCAGAATGCGGCGAATCTGGTCGAAAAGGTCGATCTAGAGCTGTTTGCGACCGATCGATTGCAGACGGCGATTGCGGCGCTGTAG
- a CDS encoding tetratricopeptide repeat protein produces the protein MRSSLSLVVVALMLLVAPQSLAADAGAYYKKGIALRAEKRDGEAVAAFEAAIASDPRHIGAWVALGGMHKAAKEFTKAVAAYQKAVDLEPKKADHWERLGMAQHMAGQAGPAIVSMQRALTLEPKNALGWSSLGVMKRKQGDLKGAITALEAATKHDAGVAEYWGNLGIAYRGAKRYADAEKAQRKAIALDPKVADYHFNLGVALRWQKRTDDAIVAYAKAVELDKGLAAAWFDLGAMYQAAKRYDDAIAAYTAYLKLVEGKNAADEAEAKKRLEALAE, from the coding sequence ATGCGGTCCAGCCTTAGCCTAGTCGTTGTTGCACTCATGTTGCTGGTGGCGCCACAGTCGCTGGCCGCGGATGCCGGGGCCTACTACAAAAAGGGCATCGCCTTGCGCGCGGAGAAGCGCGATGGCGAAGCAGTCGCCGCCTTTGAAGCGGCCATCGCGAGCGACCCGAGGCACATTGGGGCGTGGGTGGCCCTCGGCGGCATGCACAAGGCGGCCAAAGAGTTTACCAAGGCCGTGGCCGCGTATCAAAAGGCCGTGGACCTAGAGCCCAAGAAGGCCGACCACTGGGAGAGGCTTGGCATGGCGCAACACATGGCGGGGCAGGCGGGGCCAGCAATCGTCTCGATGCAGCGGGCGCTGACGCTTGAGCCGAAAAATGCGCTCGGTTGGAGCTCGCTGGGCGTCATGAAGCGCAAGCAGGGCGATCTAAAAGGCGCCATTACCGCGCTCGAGGCGGCGACCAAGCATGACGCGGGAGTCGCAGAGTATTGGGGCAATCTCGGCATCGCGTATCGTGGCGCCAAGCGCTACGCCGACGCCGAGAAGGCGCAGCGCAAGGCAATCGCACTCGACCCAAAGGTGGCCGATTATCATTTTAACCTGGGCGTGGCTCTGCGATGGCAGAAGCGAACGGACGATGCCATCGTCGCCTATGCGAAGGCGGTCGAGCTGGACAAGGGCCTGGCAGCAGCGTGGTTTGATTTGGGCGCGATGTATCAGGCGGCCAAGCGCTATGACGACGCAATTGCGGCGTATACGGCCTATTTAAAGCTCGTCGAGGGCAAAAACGCCGCCGATGAGGCCGAGGCCAAAAAGCGCCTTGAAGCGCTCGCAGAGTAA
- a CDS encoding TonB-dependent receptor, with the protein MKKILLSSALAASGLLVLGTIANQEAFAQSSTTGALRGVIRDGANGKPLAGATVVISSTALQGDSYHITEDNGAYIGDNLPPGIYLVTVYYNEAEFSRTGIEVQVGKLAIVNFRIDTTKGEGEKIIIAGTTPLIDLGSSKTGSTISEEFTTNIPVGRTFASVLDTAGGSQGDSYGQSFYGSTSVESTYVVEGLNTTDTAYGGISTNLPSEFIDETEVITGGYAAEFGRSTGGAINVVTKRGSNEFKGSVFGYFTPGSLQAEATEIRREGSSIGIESDLKYRWDLGAEIGGPIIKDKLWFHVGLNPSFVNDDVRRTLSSYTDENNDGINDVDTDTGFSVLEEVGATRTPVTSQTYYYTSKISAAISEDHQAQLSLFGNPSSTKNNYRTTGAESSRLQTVASGSFDTSFKWNSSFGEGKTQVEAVLGYHKAGPSQDPRSSAQDIPQIQFNSQSVSLERYEQFEDAYSDRCTDGGPNDDYSEIVNCPTSRYNVGGLGYIESAANDRFSAVATVSQRLEAAGTHTFKLGLDYEQTIYDATRGYTGSERYTQLTNGNWRQDTFLELDTAGDVPCGIDADEDGILDQTCSISDSVAAATKSAGIAAFLQDSWQITPGLSFNPGIRWEQQTGFVAESLVGNATPEGEIIPEKAFEIKNMISPRIGLVYDPTEEGKSKFFAHWGRFYEAVPLDINVRAFGGELQQQSNITAADCAGASDPTDPTPDFTGCDAVYQRTLGGAITYVSPGMKGQYLNEVVLGGEYEVAPDFKMGLTYVHRSLPRVIEDISTDGGFNYLITNPGENFDDAAADLDEQAAELEANGETVLAELYAFRADLLRGVKKFDKPVRNYDALQITAQRRFSKDSLLLATYTFSRNVGNFPGLYSTETDQLDPNLTSLYDLPDLMANRYGELGLSRPHSLKLDGFYRFDLKESGAVTLGSSFRAQSGIPQNTLGSHIFYGSSEAFILPRGTEARNPTVWSADLKIQYGRKINKRTGVEVFADIFNVFDIQTATETDDTYTFDSINPIVDGDASDLVHAKSLDGDGQQASLTPLLNPNFKNATDRQAPRIFRFGVRVTF; encoded by the coding sequence ATGAAAAAAATATTACTGTCTAGCGCGCTAGCAGCCTCAGGGTTGCTAGTGCTCGGCACCATTGCCAATCAAGAAGCCTTTGCCCAATCCAGCACGACGGGTGCGCTTCGCGGCGTAATTCGCGACGGCGCGAATGGCAAGCCACTCGCGGGCGCGACGGTCGTTATTTCATCGACCGCGCTGCAAGGCGATAGCTATCATATTACCGAGGATAACGGTGCCTACATCGGCGATAACCTACCGCCGGGCATCTACCTGGTCACCGTCTACTACAACGAAGCCGAGTTTTCGCGGACCGGCATTGAGGTGCAGGTAGGTAAGTTGGCGATCGTCAACTTCCGCATCGATACCACCAAAGGCGAAGGCGAGAAAATCATCATCGCCGGCACGACGCCGCTGATCGATCTTGGCTCGTCCAAGACCGGTTCGACGATCTCCGAAGAGTTCACGACTAACATTCCAGTTGGCCGTACCTTTGCGTCGGTGCTCGACACCGCGGGCGGTTCGCAGGGCGACAGCTATGGTCAGTCGTTCTATGGCTCGACGTCGGTGGAAAGCACGTACGTCGTTGAAGGCCTCAACACCACGGACACCGCTTACGGCGGCATTTCGACGAACCTCCCAAGCGAGTTTATCGATGAAACCGAAGTGATCACAGGCGGTTACGCCGCTGAGTTCGGCCGTTCTACGGGTGGCGCGATCAACGTCGTCACCAAGCGCGGCAGTAACGAGTTCAAGGGCTCGGTCTTTGGTTACTTCACGCCGGGCTCGCTGCAAGCAGAAGCCACTGAAATTCGCCGCGAGGGCTCATCGATCGGTATTGAATCCGATCTGAAGTATCGCTGGGATCTGGGCGCCGAAATTGGCGGTCCGATTATCAAAGACAAGCTGTGGTTTCACGTCGGCCTTAACCCATCCTTCGTCAATGACGACGTGCGCCGCACGCTGTCGAGCTATACCGACGAAAATAACGACGGCATCAACGACGTCGATACCGACACCGGGTTTTCGGTCCTCGAAGAAGTCGGCGCAACTCGCACGCCGGTGACGTCCCAGACGTACTACTACACGAGCAAAATTAGCGCGGCGATCTCGGAAGATCATCAAGCGCAGTTGTCGCTGTTCGGTAATCCAAGCTCGACAAAAAACAACTATCGCACGACGGGCGCCGAGTCATCCCGCTTGCAAACCGTGGCCAGTGGTTCCTTTGACACTTCATTTAAATGGAACTCGTCGTTTGGCGAGGGCAAGACGCAAGTCGAAGCGGTGCTCGGCTACCACAAGGCGGGCCCTTCGCAAGACCCGCGCAGCTCGGCGCAGGACATTCCGCAAATCCAGTTCAACTCACAATCGGTCTCGCTTGAGCGCTATGAGCAGTTCGAAGACGCCTACTCGGACCGTTGCACCGATGGCGGCCCGAATGATGACTACTCGGAAATCGTTAACTGCCCAACGTCACGCTACAACGTCGGTGGCCTAGGCTACATCGAAAGCGCTGCCAATGATCGCTTCTCGGCCGTGGCGACGGTCAGCCAGCGCCTCGAGGCGGCGGGGACCCACACGTTCAAGCTCGGTCTCGACTATGAGCAAACGATCTACGACGCGACGCGCGGCTATACTGGCAGCGAGCGCTATACCCAGCTGACCAACGGCAATTGGCGTCAAGACACCTTCCTCGAGCTCGACACGGCCGGCGATGTGCCGTGCGGCATCGACGCTGACGAGGATGGCATCCTGGACCAAACTTGCTCGATCTCTGACAGCGTCGCTGCGGCGACCAAGAGCGCAGGCATCGCGGCGTTTTTGCAAGATTCCTGGCAGATCACCCCAGGCCTGTCGTTTAACCCCGGCATTCGCTGGGAGCAGCAAACTGGCTTTGTCGCCGAATCGCTGGTCGGCAACGCCACGCCTGAAGGCGAAATCATTCCCGAAAAGGCCTTCGAGATCAAAAATATGATTTCGCCGCGGATCGGTCTCGTCTATGACCCAACCGAAGAAGGCAAGTCCAAGTTCTTTGCGCACTGGGGCCGCTTCTACGAAGCGGTGCCGCTCGACATCAACGTCCGCGCCTTCGGCGGTGAGCTTCAGCAGCAAAGCAACATTACGGCGGCCGATTGCGCGGGTGCATCTGACCCAACCGACCCAACCCCAGATTTTACGGGTTGTGACGCCGTGTATCAGCGTACCCTTGGCGGTGCCATCACGTATGTTTCGCCAGGCATGAAGGGTCAGTACCTCAATGAAGTTGTGCTCGGCGGCGAATACGAAGTCGCGCCTGACTTCAAGATGGGCCTCACCTACGTTCATCGCTCCCTGCCACGCGTTATCGAAGACATCTCGACCGACGGCGGCTTCAACTACCTCATCACCAACCCTGGTGAAAACTTTGACGACGCAGCCGCGGATCTCGACGAGCAGGCTGCCGAGCTCGAAGCCAATGGCGAAACCGTCTTGGCCGAACTCTATGCCTTCCGCGCCGACTTGCTGCGCGGCGTGAAGAAGTTTGACAAGCCCGTCCGTAACTACGACGCCCTGCAAATTACGGCGCAGCGCCGCTTTTCGAAGGACTCGTTGCTGCTCGCGACCTATACCTTCTCGCGTAACGTCGGTAACTTCCCGGGTCTGTATTCAACCGAAACCGACCAGCTCGACCCGAACCTCACCTCGCTGTATGACTTGCCAGATCTCATGGCGAACCGTTACGGTGAGCTTGGCCTGAGCCGCCCACATAGCCTTAAGCTGGACGGCTTCTATCGCTTCGACCTCAAAGAGTCCGGCGCGGTGACGCTCGGCAGCAGCTTCCGCGCGCAATCGGGCATCCCGCAAAACACGCTGGGCAGCCACATCTTTTACGGCAGCTCGGAAGCCTTTATTCTGCCACGTGGTACCGAAGCCCGGAACCCAACGGTGTGGTCGGCCGACCTGAAAATCCAATACGGCCGCAAGATCAACAAGCGCACCGGCGTCGAAGTCTTTGCCGACATCTTCAACGTGTTTGACATCCAAACCGCGACAGAAACTGACGATACCTACACGTTTGACTCGATCAATCCGATCGTCGATGGCGATGCGAGTGACCTTGTCCATGCCAAGTCGCTTGACGGCGATGGCCAGCAAGCGAGCCTGACGCCGCTGCTCAACCCGAACTTCAAGAATGCGACGGACCGACAGGCACCACGTATCTTCCGCTTCGGTGTTCGCGTGACGTTCTAG
- a CDS encoding Ig-like domain-containing protein: MLAVIVRDPDWWWGATYCREDDENVPDEFCNFLRNDDGGFDLFAVAQAEVPQFIVVFDELLDTSIETLTQVGGEDTTETDDDIYQGSLAGSLPFDVTCGPGNTPIAYDGYYVPNGNAFTYPPGPSLVIEPLDVIPAGETCQITLKSGVVLDKSGETVPSDQLGPYDVPVVGLEFYGFDPPPNDPDENDVILPTEVTPDVAVYLLFNNYMDGAALNEVDGSFVDSALNEISLTPSADGTAIVLTPDAPLMVGETYTLTLNAGSVFYDLGGGSLTIEENQVLQITVVAAEE, translated from the coding sequence GTGCTAGCGGTCATTGTGCGCGACCCCGATTGGTGGTGGGGCGCGACCTATTGCCGCGAAGATGACGAAAACGTGCCAGATGAGTTTTGCAACTTTCTGCGAAACGATGACGGCGGTTTCGACCTCTTCGCTGTTGCGCAGGCCGAAGTTCCACAATTCATCGTGGTGTTTGACGAGCTGCTCGACACCAGCATTGAAACGCTGACGCAAGTCGGCGGCGAAGATACCACTGAGACGGATGACGACATCTACCAAGGCAGCCTCGCTGGCAGCCTGCCGTTCGATGTTACCTGCGGCCCGGGCAACACGCCGATCGCATACGATGGTTACTACGTGCCAAACGGCAATGCCTTCACCTATCCACCTGGCCCTTCGCTGGTGATCGAACCACTCGACGTGATTCCGGCTGGCGAAACGTGCCAAATCACGCTCAAGAGCGGCGTGGTCCTCGACAAGAGCGGCGAAACGGTGCCGTCTGATCAACTTGGCCCCTACGACGTACCGGTCGTTGGCCTCGAATTCTACGGCTTTGACCCGCCACCAAACGATCCCGACGAAAATGACGTCATCCTCCCGACTGAAGTTACGCCTGACGTCGCGGTCTATCTGTTGTTTAACAACTACATGGATGGTGCCGCGCTCAATGAAGTCGACGGTTCGTTCGTCGATAGCGCGCTCAACGAAATTTCGCTAACGCCGAGTGCGGATGGCACGGCGATCGTGCTGACGCCCGACGCGCCGTTAATGGTCGGCGAAACATATACGCTCACACTCAATGCAGGCTCGGTGTTTTACGATCTCGGCGGCGGCTCGCTGACGATCGAAGAAAACCAGGTTTTGCAAATCACCGTTGTGGCGGCTGAGGAATAG
- the recA gene encoding recombinase RecA: MTPTTKEAATAAGNARDKAIDVALGAIEKQFGKGAIMRLGKDSVEREVQVIPTGSLGLDIALGVGGLPRGRIVEIYGPESSGKTTLTLHAIAEAQKRGGVCAFIDAEHALDIGYAKKLGVKTEELLVSQPDYGEQALEIADMLVRSNAVDLVVVDSVAALTPKAELEGEMGDSHMGLQARLMSQALRKLTGAISKSRTMVIFINQIRSKIGVMFGSPETTTGGNALKFYCSVRLDIRRIGAIKKDEDVIGSRTRVKVVKNKLAPPFKEVEFDILYGHGISREGDLIDLAVEANIIDKSGAWLSYGPERIGQGRDNAKQFLIEHPDMYNEIEGKVLLHYNVRRIGIDGPPAVVTAPTDDTKAMKPATAAPAASSSAAAASKPLPPPAKRPNA, encoded by the coding sequence ATGACACCAACCACGAAAGAAGCAGCAACCGCCGCCGGCAATGCGCGCGACAAGGCCATTGATGTGGCCTTGGGCGCCATTGAAAAACAATTCGGCAAGGGCGCGATCATGCGCCTTGGCAAAGATTCCGTCGAACGTGAAGTTCAAGTGATCCCAACCGGCTCGCTGGGGCTAGACATCGCGCTTGGCGTTGGTGGCTTACCGCGTGGTCGGATCGTCGAGATCTACGGCCCAGAGTCGAGCGGTAAAACCACGCTAACGTTGCACGCGATTGCCGAAGCGCAAAAGCGCGGCGGCGTGTGCGCCTTTATCGACGCCGAGCACGCGCTGGATATCGGCTATGCCAAAAAGCTTGGCGTGAAAACCGAAGAGCTCTTGGTATCGCAGCCAGACTACGGCGAACAGGCACTCGAAATTGCCGACATGTTGGTGCGCTCCAACGCGGTCGATCTCGTGGTGGTCGACTCCGTGGCCGCGCTAACTCCTAAGGCCGAGCTCGAAGGCGAAATGGGCGATTCGCACATGGGCCTGCAGGCGCGCCTCATGAGCCAGGCGCTGCGCAAGCTCACCGGCGCCATTTCCAAATCGCGCACGATGGTCATCTTCATCAACCAAATTCGTTCCAAAATCGGCGTGATGTTTGGCAGCCCCGAAACCACCACGGGTGGCAACGCGCTGAAGTTCTATTGCTCGGTGCGCCTCGATATCCGGCGCATTGGGGCGATTAAGAAGGACGAAGACGTCATCGGCAGCCGCACGCGGGTCAAGGTGGTTAAGAACAAGCTGGCGCCACCATTTAAGGAGGTCGAGTTCGATATCCTTTACGGCCACGGTATCTCGCGCGAGGGCGACCTCATCGATCTCGCCGTCGAGGCCAATATCATCGACAAGAGCGGCGCGTGGCTGTCCTATGGCCCCGAGCGCATCGGTCAGGGCCGCGATAACGCCAAGCAGTTCCTTATAGAACACCCGGACATGTACAACGAGATCGAGGGCAAGGTGCTGCTTCACTATAACGTGCGTCGCATCGGCATCGACGGCCCGCCAGCCGTGGTCACCGCACCAACGGATGACACGAAGGCGATGAAGCCTGCTACGGCGGCGCCGGCAGCCTCGTCGTCAGCAGCTGCGGCTAGCAAGCCCTTACCGCCGCCGGCGAAGCGCCCAAACGCGTAA
- a CDS encoding CinA family nicotinamide mononucleotide deamidase-related protein, whose product MRAEIVTIGDEICRGEIVDTNAAWLSAALWELGIEVPWRVTCRDDAPDIALALTAAASRAELVLCTGGLGPTEDDLTVDVVCGLLGCEAVIDEPAAEQMRRRFAGTTRATHPLMLRQVRRPAGAAAWRNNVGLAPGFEFAHGGAAIFCFPGVPREMIDIFEGGVRARISELCARVRSPGDHIVERRVFRAFGLGESQVSARCRDIAPALAKTSVHYQVKFPETLVKFVRRAGGDAESDAADGELDRRVTAALGPWCYGTGDEALPALCARLLREGGISVATAESCTGGLLAALLTDAPGASTFFPGGVTTYADREKTRLLQVSSELLGEHGAVSEACVTQMASAARAQFATSLALAVSGIAGPGGGSAAKPVGTVWLALAHDAGITTRSIWFPGARDQVRLLAAWWGLRMIVAHIRGEVLVTGTPTS is encoded by the coding sequence ATGCGAGCTGAGATCGTGACGATTGGCGACGAGATCTGCCGCGGCGAGATTGTGGATACGAACGCGGCGTGGTTGAGCGCCGCCTTGTGGGAGCTGGGCATCGAGGTACCGTGGCGCGTCACCTGTCGCGACGACGCGCCCGATATCGCACTCGCGCTGACCGCCGCCGCGTCGCGGGCCGAGCTGGTGCTGTGCACAGGCGGCCTCGGCCCGACCGAGGACGATCTTACGGTCGACGTGGTTTGCGGCCTGCTTGGCTGTGAGGCGGTGATCGACGAGCCCGCGGCCGAGCAGATGCGGCGGCGCTTCGCCGGCACAACCCGCGCGACACACCCCTTAATGTTGCGGCAGGTCAGGCGGCCTGCGGGGGCCGCGGCCTGGCGCAACAACGTTGGCCTCGCACCAGGCTTTGAGTTTGCCCACGGCGGCGCGGCCATTTTCTGCTTTCCCGGCGTGCCGCGCGAGATGATTGATATCTTCGAGGGCGGCGTGCGGGCGCGCATAAGCGAGCTATGCGCGCGCGTAAGATCGCCGGGCGATCACATCGTCGAGCGTCGCGTGTTTCGCGCCTTTGGGCTGGGTGAGTCTCAGGTCTCGGCGCGATGTCGCGACATTGCGCCGGCCTTGGCAAAAACGAGCGTGCACTATCAGGTCAAATTTCCCGAAACGTTGGTGAAATTTGTGCGCCGCGCCGGGGGCGATGCCGAGTCCGATGCCGCTGACGGCGAGCTCGATCGCCGCGTGACAGCGGCGCTAGGCCCCTGGTGCTACGGCACCGGCGACGAGGCGTTGCCCGCGCTCTGTGCGCGCCTGCTGCGCGAAGGCGGCATTTCCGTCGCCACCGCCGAATCGTGCACCGGTGGCCTGCTGGCCGCGCTCCTGACCGACGCGCCTGGCGCCTCGACTTTTTTTCCCGGCGGCGTGACGACGTACGCTGATCGCGAAAAAACAAGGTTGCTCCAGGTCAGCTCGGAATTGCTCGGCGAGCACGGCGCGGTGAGCGAGGCGTGTGTTACGCAAATGGCGAGCGCGGCGCGCGCGCAGTTTGCGACGTCGTTGGCACTCGCCGTCTCCGGCATTGCCGGGCCGGGTGGCGGCAGCGCCGCAAAACCCGTGGGGACGGTTTGGCTCGCGTTGGCGCATGATGCCGGCATAACGACGCGGTCGATTTGGTTTCCCGGCGCGCGTGATCAAGTGCGGCTGCTGGCGGCGTGGTGGGGCCTGCGCATGATCGTCGCGCACATTCGCGGTGAAGTGCTCGTTACGGGCACGCCCACCTCGTAA
- a CDS encoding Stp1/IreP family PP2C-type Ser/Thr phosphatase — protein MKIRYAAKTDVGMKRAHNEDYFSLNEEERLFLVADGMGGHASGEVASKLATETIGEFYQRTGADDDSTWPYKMDRSLTYTENRLVCSIKLANLRIYETSTRDIRYKGMGTTLVCCLVAGDKIYVGHVGDSRAYRVRRGEITQLTRDHSLLEDYKEAKPDMTEEEERNFPHKNVITRALGMRETVQVDIRAHDIEIGDLYLLCSDGLTGMVPDAKIAEISTKDDVLDRMVAELVDAANRAGGTDNVTTLLIHCFD, from the coding sequence ATGAAAATTCGTTACGCCGCCAAGACTGACGTTGGAATGAAGCGTGCCCACAACGAGGACTACTTCTCGCTCAACGAAGAGGAGCGCTTGTTCTTGGTTGCCGACGGCATGGGCGGCCACGCCTCGGGCGAAGTCGCCTCCAAGTTAGCCACCGAAACCATCGGCGAATTTTATCAGCGCACGGGGGCCGATGATGACTCGACGTGGCCGTACAAGATGGACCGCTCGCTGACCTACACCGAGAATCGCTTGGTGTGTTCAATCAAGCTCGCCAACCTGCGCATCTATGAGACCTCGACGCGCGATATTCGTTATAAAGGCATGGGCACCACGCTCGTGTGCTGCTTGGTTGCCGGCGACAAGATCTATGTCGGCCACGTTGGCGATTCACGCGCCTACCGCGTGCGGCGCGGCGAGATCACCCAACTAACCCGCGACCATTCCCTGCTCGAGGACTACAAAGAAGCTAAGCCTGACATGACGGAAGAGGAAGAGCGCAACTTCCCGCATAAGAATGTGATCACCAGGGCGCTTGGCATGCGCGAGACGGTGCAGGTAGATATTCGCGCCCACGACATCGAAATTGGCGACTTGTATCTGCTGTGTTCCGATGGCCTAACGGGCATGGTGCCCGACGCCAAGATCGCCGAGATTTCGACCAAAGACGACGTGCTCGATCGCATGGTCGCGGAGCTGGTCGATGCGGCCAACCGCGCAGGCGGCACCGACAACGTGACCACGCTCCTCATCCATTGCTTCGATTAG